Proteins from a genomic interval of Chionomys nivalis chromosome 7, mChiNiv1.1, whole genome shotgun sequence:
- the Wdr81 gene encoding WD repeat-containing protein 81 isoform X1, giving the protein MAQGSRGRKVVLTTGSGGWSSSPGPDMEELLRSVERDLNIDARQLAPAPGGTHVVALVPARWLASLRERRLGPCPRAEGLGEAEVRTLLQRSVQRLPPGWTRVEVHGLRKQRLSYPLGGVLPFEEGSCSPETLTRFMQEVAAQNYRNLWRHAYHTYGQPYSHSPAPSAVPALDSIRQALQRVYGCAFLPVGESTQCPSNVRDGPCTSRGSPACPSLLRAEALLESPEMLYVVHPYVQFSLHDVVTFSPAKLTNSQAKVLFILFRVLRAMDACHRQGLACGALSLHHIAVDEKLCGELRLDLSAYEMPSEDESQEVSVEQNGTGVKSEKEEAGRPACPTCQKELKGLVLDWVHGRISNFHYLMQLNRLAGRRQGDPNYHPVLPWVVDFTTPYGRFRDLRKSKFRLNKGDKQLDFTYEMTRQAFVAGGAGAGEPPHVPHHISDVLSDITYYVYKARRTPRSVLCGHVRAQWEPHEYPATMERMQTWTPDECIPEFYTDPSIFCSIHPDMPDLDVPTWCSSNEEFVAAHRALLESREVSQDLHHWIDLTFGYKLQGKEAVKEKNVCLHLVDAHTHLTSYGVVQLFDQPHPQRLAGAPALAPEPPVIPRLLVQPIQEATGQEDIPGQLMNGVGRLVLEATPCETGWTRDRPVTGEDDLEQATEALDSISVPGKAGDQLGSSSSQVSPGLLSFSTTVGSRPGRRSKTAGSDLGEGEEGKIVLPEGFSPIQALEELEKMGNFLAKGLGSQLEVPEQPRAQPPVHLQRLFHRDMQVLGVLLAEMVFATRVRTLPPDAPLWVRFEAVRGLCTRHSKDVPVSLQPVLDTLLQLSGPKNPMVVKKGKLDPLFEYRPVSQGLPPPSPAQLLSPFSSVVPFPPYFPALHRFILLYQARRVEDEAQGRELVFALWQQLGAVLSDITPEGLEILLPFVLSLMSEEHTAVYTAWYLFEPVAKALGPKNANKYLLKPLIGAYESPCRLHGRFYLYTDCFVAQLVVRLGLQAFLIHLLPHVLQVLAGLEASQEESKGLVGTTEDEESEIPGSRPGSCAFGEEIQMDGEPAASSGLGLPDYRSGVSFHDQADLPDTEDFQSGLYVAESPQPQEAEAMSLGQLSDKSSTSEASQGEERGGEDGGAPVDKNSLKSGDSSQDLKQSEGSEEEEEEEGCVILEEEEESDGVTGASELALSDTMLSMETVVAPGDGREREEEEEPLTEQPEGKEQKILLDTACKMVRWLSAKLGPTVASRHVARNLLRLLTSCYVGPTRQQFTDSGDESPPLSAGNIYQRRPVLGDTVSGPVLSCLLHIAHLYGEPVLTYQYLPYISYLVAPGSNSSPSRLNSRKEAGLLAAVTLTQKIIVYLSDTTLMDILPRISHEVLLPVLSFLTSLVTGFPSGAQARTVLCVKTVSLIALICLRIGQEMVQQHLSEPVATFFQVFSHLHELRQQDLKLDPKGCAEGQLPEATFSDGHRRPVDPSLLEELQKVFTLEMAYTIYVPFSCLLGDIIRKIIPNHELVGELAALYLESISPSARNPASMEPTMPSASPEWDPQSGSCLLDDGHSGTFGSVLVGNRIQIPDSQPESPGPLGPISGVGGGGLSSRSEDNALKRELPRSAHSLSGNWLAYWQYEIGVSQQDAHFHFHQIRLQSFLGHTGAVKCVAPLSSEDFFLSGSKDRTVRLWPLYNYGDGTSETAPRLVYAQHRKSVFYAGQLEAPQYVVSCDGAVHVWDPFTGKTLRTVDPSDSRVPLTAVAVMPAPHTSITMASSDSTLRFVDCRKPGLQHEFRLGGGLNPGLVRALAVSPSGRSVVAGFSSGFMVLLDTRTGLVLRGWPAHEGDILQIKAIEGSMLVSSSSDHSLTVWKELEQKPTHHYKSASDPIHTFDLYGSEVVTGTVANKIGICSLLEPPSQATTKLSSENFRGTLTSLALLPTKRHLLLGSDNGIIRLLA; this is encoded by the exons ATGGCCCAGGGGAGCAGAGGGCGGAAAGTGGTTCTTACAACAGGATCAGGGGGCTGGTCTTCTTCCCCAGGACCTGACATGGAGGAACTGCTCCGGAGCGTGGAGAGAGACCTGAACATCGATGCCCGGCAGCTAGCCCCGGCGCCGGGGGGCACCCACGTGGTGGCCCTAGTGCCCGCGCGTTGGCTGGCTAGTCTCCGCGAACGCCGCCTGGGACCCTGTCCCCGGGCCGAGGGCCTGGGTGAAGCGGAAGTCAGGACTCTACTTCAACGTTCGGTACAGAGGCTGCCCCCGGGCTGGACGCGGGTAGAGGTGCACGGGCTGCGGAAGCAGAGACTGTCCTACCCGCTGGGCGGAGTCCTGCCCTTTGAGGAGGGGTCCTGTAGCCCCGAGACTCTCACTCGTTTCATGCAGGAGGTAGCTGCCCAGAATTACCGGAACCTGTGGCGCCATGCATATCATACTTATGGGCAGCCCTATAGCCATAGCCCTGCCCCCTCAGCTGTACCCGCCCTAGACTCTATAAGACAGGCTCTACAGAGGGTCTATGGATGCGCCTTCCTGCCAGTGGGTGAATCCACCCAGTGTCCATCAAATGTCAGAGATGGGCCCTGCACCTCTCGGGGCAGCCCTGCCTGCCCTAGCCTTTTGCGAGCAGAGGCCCTGTTGGAGTCACCCGAGATGCTGTATGTGGTACACCCTTATGTACAGTTCTCCCTGCATGATGTAGTTACCTTCAGCCCTGCCAAGCTGACCAACAGCCAAGCCAAGGTGCTTTTCATTCTCTTCCGTGTCCTCAGGGCCATGGATGCCTGTCACCGCCAAGGGCTGGCCTGTGGGGCCTTGTCTTTGCACCACATAGCTGTGGACGAGAAGCTGTGCGGTGAGCTCCGCTTGGACCTGAGTGCTTATGAGATGCCGTCTGAGGATGAGAGCCAGGAGGTCTCTGTAGAGCAAAACGGGACAGGTGTTAAATctgagaaagaggaggcagggagacCTGCGTGCCCCACCTGCCAGAAGGAACTCAAGGGCCTTGTGCTAGACTGGGTCCACGGCCGAATCAGCAACTTCCACTACCTCATGCAGCTGAATAGGTTGGCAGGTCGCCGACAGGGGGATCCCAACTATCACCCAGTGCTGCCCTGGGTGGTGGACTTTACCACGCCCTATGGGCGCTTCAGAGACCTTCGTAAGTCCAAGTTCCGACTCAACAAGGGAGATAAGCAATTGGACTTCACCTATGAGATGACGCGGCAGGCATTTGTAGCAGGCGGTGCAGGAGCCGGGGAGCCTCCTCATGTTCCCCATCACATCTCGGATGTGCTCTCGGACATCACATACTATGTATACAAGGCTCGGCGCACACCCCGCTCGGTCCTCTGTGGACATGTCCGAGCACAGTGGGAGCCCCACGAGTATCCTGCCACCATGGAGCGGATGCAGACCTGGACACCTGATGAATGCATCCCTGAGTTCTACACGGATCCCTCCATCTTCTGCTCCATCCACCCCGACATGCCTGACCTGGATGTGCCCACCTGGTGCAGTTCTAACGAGGAGTTTGTGGCTGCCCATAGAGCGCTGCTGGAGAGCCGGGAGGTATCTCAAGACCTGCACCATTGGATTGACCTTACCTTCGGCTACAAACTCCAGGGCAAAGAGGCTGTGAAGGAGAAGAATGTGTGTCTGCATCTGGTGGATGCTCACACCCACTTGACCAGCTATGGCGTAGTACAGCTCTTTGATCAGCCACATCCCCAGCGCCTGGCTGGGgctcctgccctggctcctgAGCCTCCAGTAATCCCCCGGCTATTGGTCCAGCCCATTCAGGAGGCCACAGGCCAAGAGGACATTCCAGGACAACTTATGAATGGGGTAGGCAGGCTTGTTTTAGAGGCCACTCCATGTGAGACTGGCTGGACTAGAGACAGGCCCGTGACAGGGGAAGATGACTTGGAGCAGGCTACGGAAGCTCTGGATTCCATTTCCGTCCCTGGGAAAGCAGGTGACCAGCTGGGCTCATCCTCCAGTCAAGTCTCACCTGGCCTGTTGTCTTTTTCAACAACCGTGGGCTCTCGACCAGGCCGCAGAAGCAAAACTGCTGGATCGGACCTTGGCGAGGGTGAGGAGGGGAAGATTGTTCTTCCTGAGGGCTTCAGTCCCATCCAGGCCTTGGAAGAGCTGGAGAAGATGGGTAACTTCCTGGCTAAAGGCTTAGGGAGCCAGCTGGAGGTGCCTGAACAGCCTAGGGCCCAGCCACCTGTGCACCTACAGCGCCTCTTCCACCGAGACATGCAGGTGCTGGGTGTCCTGTTGGCCGAGATGGTGTTTGCCACCAGGGTCCGCACACTGCCGCCTGATGCACCTTTGTGGGTGCGATTTGAGGCTGTCCGGGGTCTCTGTACACGCCACTCCAAGGACGTCCCCGTGTCTTTGCAGCCTGTGCTGGACACACTTCTTCAGCTTAGTGGACCCAAAAATCCCATGGTGGTGAAGAAGGGCAAGCTGGACCCACTGTTTGAGTACAGGCCCGTTTCCCAGGGACTGCCCCCTCCCAGTCCAGCCCAGCTCCTCAGCCCCTTCAGCTCCGTGGTCCCCTTTCCTCCGTACTTCCCAGCACTGCACAGGTTCATTCTGCTGTATCAGGCGAGACGCGTGGAGGATGAGGCCCAGGGACGGGAGCTGGTGTTTGCTCTGTGGCAGCAACTGGGTGCAGTGCTGAGTGACATCACTCCCGAGGGCTTGGAGATCCTGCTGCCTTTCGTGTTGTCACTCATGTCTGAGGAGCACACGGCTGTGTACACAGCCTGGTACCTATTTGAGCCCGTTGCCAAGGCCCTAGGCCCCAAAAATGCCAATAAGTACCTCCTGAAGCCCCTCATCGGTGCCTATGAGAGCCCCTGCCGGCTGCATGGCCGCTTCTACCTGTACACCGACTGTTTTGTGGCCCAGTTGGTGGTGCGGTTGGGTTTGCAGGCCTTCCTCATTCACCTGCTGCCCCATGTCCTTCAGGTTCTGGCTGGACTGGAAGCCTCCCAGGAGGAGAGCAAAGGCCTGGTTGGAACCACTGAGGATGAGGAAAGCGAGATCCCAGGGTCCAGGCCTGGCTCGTGTGCCTTTGGGGAGGAGATTCAGATGGACGGGGAACCTGCTGCTTCCTCAGGACTGGGACTCCCAGACTACAGGTCAGGCGTCAGTTTCCATGACCAGGCCGACCTGCCAGACACGGAGGATTTCCAGTCTGGACTTTATGTGGCCGAATCTccacagccccaggaagctgaggccatGAGCCTGGGCCAGCTGAGTGACAAGAGCAGCACCAGCGAGGCCTCGCAGGGCGAGGAGCGGGGTGGGGAGGATGGGGGTGCCCCTGTGGACAAGAACAGTCTGAAGTCAGGCGACAGCAGCCAGGACTTGAAGCAAAGTGAGGgctctgaggaagaagaggaggaggaaggctgtGTGATcctagaggaggaagaggagtcagATGGCGTCACAGGAGCATCTGAGCTCGCTCTGTCTGACACAATGTTGTCCATGGAGACGGTCGTGGCTCCTGGggacgggagagagagagaagaggaagaggagcccTTGACAGAGCAACCAGAAGGCAAAGAACAGAAGATCCTCCTTG ATACGGCATGCAAGATGGTCCGCTGGCTGTCCGCCAAACTTGGCCCCACAGTGGCCTCTCGCCATGTGGCCCGGAATTTGCTGCGCCTGCTGACGTCTTGTTATGTGG GGCCCACTCGGCAGCAGTTCACAGACAGCGGTGACGAGAGTCCCCCACTGAGTGCAGGCAACATCTACCAGAGGAGACCAGTGCTCGGTGACACAGTGTCAGGGCCTGTGCTCAGTTGTCTCCTTCACATCGCCCACCTCTATGGAGAACCGGTTCTCACCTACCAGTACCTGCCCTACATCAGCTACCTG GTGGCCCCAGGGAGCAACTCAAGCCCCAGCCGACTGAACAGCCGCAAGGAGGCGGGGCTGCTGGCCGCAGTGACGCTGACTCAGAAGATCATCGTGTATCTCTCAGACACGACCCTCATGGACATTCTGCCCCGCATCAGCCATGAAGTCCTGTTGCCCGTGCTCAGCTTCCTCACCTCCCTTGTCACAGG GTTCCCAAGTGGGGCTCAGGCCCGGACTGTCCTGTGTGTGAAGACGGTCAGTCTCATCGCTCTCATCTGCTTGCGCATCGGacaggagatggttcagcagcatCTCAGCGAGCCCGTggccaccttcttccaggtcttcTCTCATCTACATGAGCTGCGGCAGCAG GACCTTAAGCTGGACCCTAAGGGCTGTGCTGAGGGCCAGCTGCCAGAGGCCACCTTCTCTGATGGGCATCGACGGCCAGTGGACCCCAGCCTGCTGGAAGAGCTGCAGAAGGTGTTCACCCTGGAAATGGCGTACACAATCTACGTACCCTTCTCCTGCCTGTTGG GCGACATCATCCGGAAGATCATCCCCAACCACGAGTTGGTCGGGGAGCTGGCAGCATTGTATCTGGAAAGCATCAGCCCCAGTGCTCGAAACCCAGCCAGCATGGAGCCCACTATGCCCAGTGCCAGCCCCGAATGGGACCCTCAGAGTGGGAGCTGTCTCCTGGATGATGGCCACTCAGGGACCTTTGGGAGTGTCCTGGTTGGAAATCGCATCCAAATCCCTGATTCTCAACCTGAGAGTCCCGGGCCCCTGGGCCCCATCTCTGGAGTCGGGGGTGGGGGCCTCAGCAGCAGGAGTGAAGACAATGCCTTGAAGCGGGAACTGCCCCGGAGTGCCCACAGCTTGAGTGGGAACTGGCTGGCGTACTGGCAGTATGAGATTGGTGTGAGCCAGCAGGATGCCCACTTCCACTTCCACCAGATCCGCCTGCAGAGTTTTCTAGGCCACACAGGGGCTGTCAAATGTGTGGCTCCCCTGAGCAGTGAGGACTTCTTTCTGAGTGGCAGCAAGGACCGTACTGTGCGCCTCTGGCCACTGTACAACTATGGGGATGGGACCAGTGAGACAGCCCCACGCCTCGTTTACGCCCAGCACCGCAAGAGTGTCTTCTACGCGGGCCAGCTTGAAGCCCCGCAGTATGTGGTGAGCTGTGATGGGGCTGTGCACGTCTGGGACCCCTTCACAG GGAAGACCCTTCGCACTGTGGATCCTTCAGACAGCCGGGTGCCCCTGACCGCTGTAGCTGTCATGCCTGCTCCCCACACCAGCATCACCATGGCCAGCTCTGACTCCACCTTGCGCTTTGTGGACTGCAGGAAGCCCGGCTTGCAG CATGAGTTCCGACTGGGTGGAGGACTGAACCCTGGGCTGGTTCGCGCCCTGGCAGTCAGCCCCAGTGGCCGTAGTGTTGTGGCTGGCTTCTCCTCGGGCTTCATGGTGCTGCTGGACACCCGCACGGGCCTGGTTCTGCGAGGCTGGCCAGCCCATGAAGGGGACATTCTACAGATCAAG GCCATCGAGGGCAGCATGCTAGTCAGCTCCTCTTCAGACCATTCCTTGACTGTGTGGAAGGAGCTGGAGCAGAAGCCGACACACCACTACAAGTCGGCGTCCGATCCCATCCACACCTTTGACCTGTACGGCAGCGAGGTGGTCACTGGCACTGTGGCCAACAAGATTGGCATCTGTTCCCTGCTTGAACCACCCTCTCAGGCCACCACGAAGCTCAGTTCCGAGAACTTCCGTGGCACACTCACTAGCCTGGCCTTGCTGCCCACGAAACGCCACCTCCTGCTGGGCTCAGACAATGGCATCATCCGCCTCCTGGCATAG